Proteins encoded together in one Anaerotignum propionicum DSM 1682 window:
- the rpsI gene encoding 30S ribosomal protein S9: protein MAAARYYGTGRRKSSVARVYLVPGNGKITINKRDINEYFGLETLKLIVRQPLELTETTVKFDVLVNVNGGGFTGQAGAIRHGISRALLQADGDFRPALKKAGFLTRDPRMKERKKYGLKAARRAPQFSKR, encoded by the coding sequence ATGGCAGCAGCTAGATATTACGGTACAGGCAGAAGAAAATCTTCCGTAGCTAGAGTATATTTGGTACCCGGCAACGGTAAAATAACAATAAATAAAAGAGATATCAACGAATATTTCGGTCTTGAAACATTGAAGCTGATTGTTCGTCAGCCTTTGGAATTGACAGAAACAACAGTAAAGTTTGATGTTTTGGTTAATGTAAATGGTGGTGGATTTACAGGTCAGGCAGGTGCAATCAGACATGGTATCTCCAGAGCATTACTTCAGGCAGATGGCGATTTCAGACCCGCTTTGAAAAAAGCTGGCTTCTTAACTCGTGACCCTAGAATGAAAGAAAGAAAGAAATATGGTCTCAAGGCAGCGAGACGTGCGCCTCAGTTTAGCAAGAGATAA
- a CDS encoding bL17 family ribosomal protein, which produces MHASGYRKLGKTTPQRKALLRNQVTNLLYHGKIKTTETRAKEVRRIAEKLITIAVKEKDNFDEVEVTAKVAKKDASGKRVKEVVNGKKVTVYNEEKKTVKKDKPSRLAARRQLLAYLYPVTEVPADGKKVRTMSKEVDMAAKLFDEIAPKYVDRNGGYTRIVKLGARKGDGAMEVFIELV; this is translated from the coding sequence ATGCATGCATCCGGTTATAGAAAACTTGGTAAAACAACACCCCAGAGAAAGGCTTTGTTAAGAAACCAAGTAACAAATTTGCTGTACCACGGCAAAATTAAAACAACAGAAACAAGAGCGAAGGAAGTAAGAAGAATTGCTGAAAAGCTCATCACAATTGCTGTGAAAGAAAAAGACAACTTTGATGAAGTTGAAGTAACAGCGAAAGTTGCAAAAAAAGACGCAAGCGGCAAGCGTGTTAAAGAAGTTGTAAATGGCAAGAAAGTAACTGTTTACAATGAAGAAAAGAAAACAGTAAAGAAGGATAAGCCTTCCAGACTTGCAGCAAGACGTCAACTGTTAGCTTATCTTTACCCTGTAACTGAAGTTCCTGCTGATGGCAAGAAAGTTAGAACAATGAGTAAAGAAGTTGACATGGCAGCGAAATTGTTTGATGAAATCGCTCCTAAGTATGTTGACCGTAACGGTGGTTATACAAGAATCGTTAAGCTGGGCGCAAGAAAAGGCGACGGCGCGATGGAAGTATTCATTGAATTGGTTTAA
- a CDS encoding energy-coupling factor transporter ATPase, producing the protein MSIKINHLTYIYNPETAFEKKALDNVSLEIKKGEFVGLIGHTGSGKSTLIQHLNGIITPSKGEILLDGENIHRDKAKLKEVRRRIGLAFQYPEYQLFEMTVYKDVAFGPTNMQLSKEEIHSNVVSALETVGIAPELYEKSPFELSGGQKRRVAIAGVLAMNPEVLILDEPTAGLDPKGRDEILQAIKHLHEERGITVILVSHSMEDVAKLVDRIIVMHEGKAAMEGTPKEVFCHVQELEAMGLAAPQVSYVFQALKDKGFDVPLDIFTVEEAKKVLMNLVRQVRV; encoded by the coding sequence ATGTCAATTAAAATTAACCACTTAACATATATTTATAATCCTGAAACTGCTTTTGAGAAAAAAGCGTTGGATAATGTTTCCCTGGAAATTAAAAAAGGAGAATTTGTTGGTCTTATCGGACATACAGGCTCGGGCAAATCAACCTTAATACAACATTTGAATGGCATTATCACTCCAAGCAAGGGTGAAATTTTGTTAGATGGGGAAAATATTCATAGGGATAAAGCAAAATTAAAAGAGGTGCGTAGGCGTATTGGTTTGGCATTTCAATACCCAGAATATCAGCTTTTCGAAATGACGGTCTATAAGGATGTTGCTTTTGGCCCTACCAATATGCAATTATCTAAAGAAGAGATTCATTCCAATGTGGTTTCGGCATTGGAAACTGTGGGTATTGCCCCTGAGCTATACGAAAAATCTCCCTTTGAGCTATCTGGAGGGCAGAAACGTCGTGTAGCTATTGCTGGTGTTTTAGCCATGAATCCTGAGGTATTAATATTGGACGAGCCTACAGCAGGTTTAGACCCCAAGGGTCGGGACGAAATACTACAAGCAATCAAGCATCTTCATGAAGAGCGAGGAATAACAGTTATTTTGGTGAGCCATAGCATGGAGGATGTTGCGAAATTGGTTGATCGAATTATCGTAATGCACGAAGGAAAAGCTGCCATGGAAGGCACTCCCAAAGAGGTTTTTTGCCATGTGCAGGAGCTGGAGGCCATGGGGCTGGCAGCACCTCAGGTAAGCTATGTTTTTCAGGCACTGAAAGATAAAGGTTTTGATGTACCGTTGGATATTTTTACGGTGGAGGAAGCAAAAAAAGTGTTGATGAATTTGGTAAGGCAGGTGAGGGTATGA
- a CDS encoding energy-coupling factor transporter transmembrane component T family protein: protein MIRDITIGQFYPVDSPIHRLDARVKLTLTFLYIITLFMINSFAGYLFVILVLATVIQVSKVPIKFMLKGIKGIIIIILFTAFINLFMTKGEHVLWQWGFLSLTMEGIVLAAKMCIRLVLLIVGSSVLTLTTTPIQLTDGIEFMLRPFKKIGVPAHEIAMMMTIALRFIPTLLDETDKIMKAQQARGADFDSGNLMQKAKSLIPILVPLFISAFRRAEELAMAMEARCYHGDENRTRMNRMQIQKRDYSAFAMGILYLVAILGIRYATNTFGFLI, encoded by the coding sequence ATGATTCGGGATATTACCATAGGGCAGTTTTATCCAGTGGATTCCCCTATCCATCGCCTAGATGCCAGAGTAAAACTTACCTTGACTTTTTTGTATATTATAACGCTGTTTATGATTAATAGTTTTGCAGGATATTTGTTTGTAATATTGGTTTTAGCAACGGTGATTCAGGTATCCAAGGTACCTATAAAGTTTATGCTTAAGGGAATTAAAGGTATCATTATTATTATTTTATTTACAGCTTTTATTAATCTTTTCATGACGAAGGGAGAACATGTACTTTGGCAATGGGGCTTTTTAAGTTTGACCATGGAAGGAATTGTGCTGGCTGCTAAAATGTGCATTCGTTTGGTTCTTTTAATTGTAGGGTCATCTGTGCTGACTTTGACCACTACCCCCATTCAATTGACGGATGGCATTGAATTTATGCTTCGTCCATTTAAAAAAATTGGGGTGCCTGCCCATGAAATTGCAATGATGATGACAATTGCGCTTCGCTTTATTCCAACCTTGCTGGATGAGACAGATAAAATTATGAAAGCTCAACAGGCCAGAGGTGCGGATTTTGATTCAGGAAACTTGATGCAAAAAGCCAAAAGCTTGATTCCTATTCTAGTTCCTCTGTTTATATCCGCGTTTCGTCGTGCAGAAGAGTTGGCAATGGCCATGGAGGCAAGGTGTTATCATGGAGACGAAAATAGAACCCGTATGAACCGTATGCAAATACAAAAAAGAGACTACAGTGCATTTGCCATGGGGATACTTTATCTTGTGGCGATTCTTGGCATAAGATATGCAACAAATACATTTGGATTTTTGATTTAG
- a CDS encoding Mbeg1-like protein: MANVLDYLLWRGDLTLKQFPFQDVDGFIITCLSYHFLTEVLMQYDAQPVSICELAQRVKELPQEKLHIRDPQDVVLLQLMGKSPRFQNMAVCFYADHIDIEKEAQFSAITVLVGDGTFFVSYRGTDLSLIGWKEDFNMSFLDLVPAQTAAAAYLLYVAQQLSGEIRVGGHSKGGNLAVFASAVNPKEVQERIVCIYNHDGPGFQEGMLRFQGYRDILEKLHTFVPQSSIIGMLMNHQGEYTVVKSAEKGVMQHDPYSWEVMGADFVRLEAVSVESKFWNRTLKCWLKSLTPQKREKFVDALFELLSATHTDEQGEVVLSTKNTLRTLQTLKDEDEETRDIIFEGLHLLWVAARKTAGDYGLALQRLAEVKLLEKKR; the protein is encoded by the coding sequence ATGGCTAACGTATTAGATTATCTCCTTTGGCGCGGAGATTTAACGTTGAAGCAATTCCCGTTTCAGGATGTGGATGGCTTTATTATAACATGCTTATCCTATCATTTTTTAACAGAGGTCTTAATGCAATACGATGCCCAGCCTGTATCTATTTGTGAATTGGCGCAAAGAGTCAAAGAGCTTCCTCAAGAAAAGCTTCATATTCGAGATCCTCAAGATGTTGTATTGCTACAGCTCATGGGGAAAAGCCCACGCTTTCAAAATATGGCGGTTTGCTTTTATGCAGACCATATTGATATAGAAAAGGAAGCGCAGTTCTCTGCTATTACGGTTCTTGTTGGGGATGGTACTTTTTTTGTTTCCTACAGAGGAACGGACTTATCTTTGATTGGCTGGAAAGAGGATTTTAATATGAGCTTTTTGGATCTCGTTCCTGCGCAGACAGCGGCGGCAGCTTATCTTTTGTATGTGGCTCAGCAGCTTTCGGGAGAGATTCGTGTTGGAGGGCATTCAAAAGGTGGAAATTTAGCAGTTTTTGCCTCGGCAGTGAATCCTAAAGAAGTACAAGAACGAATTGTATGTATATATAACCATGATGGGCCCGGCTTTCAGGAAGGGATGCTTCGTTTTCAAGGATATCGTGATATTCTTGAAAAATTGCATACCTTTGTTCCCCAATCCTCTATTATTGGAATGCTGATGAATCATCAGGGAGAATATACTGTGGTGAAAAGCGCAGAGAAGGGCGTAATGCAGCACGATCCTTATTCCTGGGAAGTTATGGGGGCAGATTTCGTTCGGTTAGAGGCAGTTTCTGTGGAAAGCAAATTTTGGAATAGAACTCTAAAATGCTGGTTGAAAAGCTTAACCCCCCAGAAACGAGAAAAGTTTGTGGATGCATTGTTCGAATTGCTGTCTGCCACCCATACAGATGAACAAGGAGAGGTTGTTTTATCAACCAAAAATACGTTGCGAACATTGCAAACTTTAAAGGATGAGGATGAGGAAACAAGAGACATTATCTTTGAGGGTCTGCATTTATTGTGGGTTGCTGCAAGAAAAACAGCGGGAGATTATGGATTGGCGTTGCAAAGGCTAGCTGAAGTCAAACTATTGGAGAAGAAAAGATAA
- a CDS encoding cupin domain-containing protein — MDFQIGSRLKELRNKKKLSIAELSKISEVSTGLISQIERDLVVPSVVSLWRLASALDTNINYFFEDKEKEDGILIRRGDHKIIVTHHNNSFYKLLSPTRAGHLLDMTEVRLEKGCTYEKETLCHEGEECGYVLKGTLTVHLNGNEYVLYEGDSIYFSSSLPHKYINNTDEECISIWAMTPPFF; from the coding sequence ATGGATTTTCAAATCGGTTCACGGCTTAAAGAACTGCGGAATAAAAAAAAATTAAGCATTGCCGAGCTTTCTAAAATTTCAGAAGTAAGTACCGGCTTAATCAGCCAAATTGAGCGTGATTTGGTTGTGCCTTCAGTGGTCAGCCTCTGGCGCTTGGCCAGTGCATTGGATACAAATATAAATTATTTTTTTGAAGATAAAGAAAAAGAAGATGGCATCCTCATCCGTCGAGGAGATCATAAAATCATTGTAACCCACCACAATAACAGTTTTTATAAACTATTGTCTCCCACTCGTGCTGGGCATTTGTTGGATATGACAGAAGTTCGTTTGGAAAAAGGATGTACCTATGAAAAGGAGACCCTTTGCCATGAAGGAGAAGAATGTGGATATGTACTAAAAGGTACATTGACCGTCCACTTAAACGGTAACGAGTACGTGCTATATGAAGGTGACAGCATTTATTTTAGCAGTTCCTTACCCCATAAATATATTAATAACACGGATGAAGAATGTATTTCGATTTGGGCAATGACTCCTCCTTTTTTTTAA
- the yhbY gene encoding ribosome assembly RNA-binding protein YhbY — MLTSKQRAYLRSMSNGIDAIFQVGKNGVTPELRDTVHNALEARELIKVSVLDNNMLSAAEAAELLGSRTGADVVQVIGNKFVLFRQSKTKPVIELPKSK, encoded by the coding sequence ATGTTGACAAGTAAGCAAAGAGCATATTTACGTTCTATGTCAAACGGAATAGATGCTATTTTTCAGGTAGGGAAGAACGGTGTGACACCTGAACTGAGAGATACGGTGCATAATGCGCTGGAAGCAAGAGAATTAATAAAAGTCAGCGTCCTGGATAATAATATGTTATCGGCTGCGGAAGCGGCAGAACTGCTTGGCAGCAGAACAGGGGCAGACGTTGTTCAGGTGATTGGAAATAAATTTGTGTTATTTCGTCAATCAAAGACCAAGCCTGTGATAGAATTGCCAAAATCAAAATAA
- the truA gene encoding tRNA pseudouridine(38-40) synthase TruA, with protein sequence MKRILLTIAYDGTNYSGWQKQLSPEVKTVEGELEKALRALFRSPNLICIGASRTDRGVHALGQRATIDVETNIPVEKIPLAVRSLLPSDIVVVKAEEVPADFHPRYDCIKKTYEYRIWNGPMRNPKERLYTTFVYSPLDLEKMNKAASNFIGTYDFAAFCAAGSTVSSTVRSIFDCYVKSEGNVISIYVTGDGFLYNMVRIMAGTLIAVGQDKVSPDEILQIILSGNREKAGITAEPQGLTLQEIYYDLHGKAVDSEG encoded by the coding sequence GTGAAGCGTATACTATTGACCATTGCCTACGATGGAACCAACTATAGCGGATGGCAAAAACAATTGTCACCGGAAGTAAAAACTGTTGAAGGTGAATTGGAGAAGGCGCTAAGAGCTCTGTTTCGTTCCCCCAATTTAATCTGCATCGGCGCAAGCAGAACGGACAGAGGGGTGCATGCGTTGGGTCAAAGGGCAACAATAGATGTAGAAACAAACATACCTGTTGAAAAAATTCCCCTTGCCGTTCGCTCTCTGCTTCCTTCGGATATTGTGGTGGTAAAGGCGGAAGAGGTTCCTGCAGATTTTCATCCAAGGTATGATTGTATCAAAAAAACCTACGAATATCGTATTTGGAATGGCCCCATGCGAAATCCTAAGGAACGGCTCTATACAACATTTGTATATAGTCCCCTGGATTTGGAAAAAATGAATAAAGCGGCTAGCAACTTTATTGGTACCTACGATTTTGCTGCGTTTTGTGCAGCTGGAAGTACTGTTTCATCTACGGTTAGAAGCATTTTTGATTGTTATGTAAAAAGTGAAGGTAACGTAATTTCAATTTATGTGACTGGTGACGGATTTTTGTATAATATGGTGCGAATTATGGCGGGAACTTTAATCGCTGTTGGGCAGGATAAAGTCTCCCCTGATGAGATTTTACAAATCATACTAAGTGGGAACCGGGAAAAGGCTGGGATAACGGCAGAGCCACAAGGTTTGACTTTGCAGGAAATTTATTATGATTTGCATGGAAAAGCTGTTGACAGCGAAGGTTGA
- the rplM gene encoding 50S ribosomal protein L13: MRTTYIAKESDVVKKWYVIDAADMTLGRISTEIANILRGKNKPQYAPNVDMGDYVVVINAEKVAVTGKKLEQKVYHHHSGYTGGLKTTRLDKMLDTHPERVIEHAVKGMLPKNALGRKMFGKLHVYAGAEHPHAAQKPEKLEIKF; encoded by the coding sequence ATGAGAACAACTTACATTGCGAAGGAATCTGATGTAGTAAAAAAGTGGTATGTAATTGATGCTGCTGATATGACTTTAGGTCGTATTTCTACAGAGATCGCAAACATTTTAAGAGGCAAAAATAAACCACAGTATGCACCAAATGTTGATATGGGTGACTATGTTGTCGTTATCAATGCTGAGAAGGTTGCTGTAACAGGCAAAAAATTGGAGCAGAAGGTATATCATCATCACTCCGGTTACACAGGTGGTTTGAAAACAACTAGACTGGATAAGATGCTGGATACACACCCTGAAAGAGTTATTGAACATGCTGTAAAAGGTATGCTTCCTAAAAATGCTCTGGGAAGAAAGATGTTTGGAAAATTGCATGTATATGCAGGTGCAGAACATCCCCATGCAGCACAGAAACCCGAAAAATTGGAAATTAAATTTTAA
- a CDS encoding energy-coupling factor transporter ATPase, whose protein sequence is MKMVKAEGLTYEYTKILETDHGTEEEKVSALKAVDLEIEKGEFVVVLGHNGSGKSTFAKHINALLEPTAGTLWVKGMDTKNGELIWDIRQSAGMVFQNPDNQLVATVVEEDIAFGPENMGIAPEEIRRRVDEALATVHMEKYAKHTPSKLSGGQKQRIAIAGVLAMMPDCIVLDEPTAMLDPVGRKEVLETIERLNKDEGITIILITHYMDEAVRGDRVYVIDDGEVVMEGKPKEIFSQVERLQQYGLDVPQVTEVAHLLRKEGVDIPADILTVEEMVGALCQLKLTT, encoded by the coding sequence ATGAAAATGGTGAAGGCCGAAGGTTTGACGTATGAATATACCAAAATACTTGAAACAGACCACGGCACTGAGGAAGAAAAAGTTTCTGCTTTGAAAGCAGTTGATTTAGAGATAGAAAAAGGGGAATTTGTTGTTGTTCTGGGTCATAATGGCTCTGGAAAATCTACCTTTGCAAAGCACATTAATGCATTGCTGGAACCCACAGCAGGTACGTTATGGGTGAAAGGTATGGATACCAAAAATGGAGAATTGATATGGGATATTCGTCAATCCGCAGGTATGGTTTTCCAAAATCCAGACAACCAACTTGTAGCAACGGTTGTAGAAGAGGATATAGCCTTTGGCCCTGAGAATATGGGCATTGCCCCGGAAGAAATTCGCCGCCGTGTGGATGAAGCTTTGGCTACGGTTCATATGGAGAAGTACGCAAAGCATACACCATCAAAGCTATCCGGCGGTCAGAAACAGCGTATTGCCATTGCAGGTGTGCTTGCTATGATGCCTGATTGCATTGTTTTAGATGAACCTACAGCCATGCTGGACCCTGTGGGACGCAAAGAGGTATTGGAGACCATTGAACGCTTAAATAAAGACGAAGGCATTACCATTATTCTGATTACCCACTATATGGACGAAGCAGTCCGAGGGGATCGTGTTTATGTGATTGATGATGGCGAGGTAGTGATGGAAGGGAAGCCCAAGGAGATTTTTTCTCAGGTTGAGCGGTTACAGCAGTATGGCTTGGATGTACCGCAAGTAACGGAGGTTGCCCATCTTTTACGCAAAGAAGGCGTTGACATACCCGCAGATATTTTAACAGTCGAGGAAATGGTAGGTGCACTATGTCAATTAAAATTAACCACTTAA
- a CDS encoding DUF819 domain-containing protein, translated as MTGTTLISADNTWALMAITCGWVAFSIYAEQTWAWASKLSGAIIALIGALLLTNLNIIPTNAPWFDDIIWGYVVPLAIPLLLLQCDIRKIWKESGKLLIIFLIGSIGTTCSAVLAFGLLKNYVPDAAGVAAMMTGSYIGGGVNFATLAGSFEIPGETVAATTVADNLLMACYFFVLIAIPSIGLFRKAFKHPHLDEVESVGVDEAAKTQAAAYWERKPISLRDIAVDFAISAIIVWVSFSIAKILGNVIPKSNEGLIVLNAILSNKYLIMTTVAMAVATFGSKHVAKTAGAQEIGTYLIYLFLFVIGVPASIKQILINAPMLFVFCLIMVVGNMLFCFIFGKLFKFNLEDIILASNANIGGPTTAAAMAISKGWVKLVGPIMLVGTLGYVIGTYFGTIIGQLLGA; from the coding sequence ATGACGGGTACAACTTTAATTAGTGCTGACAATACGTGGGCACTTATGGCTATCACTTGTGGCTGGGTTGCGTTTTCCATTTACGCAGAACAGACATGGGCTTGGGCCTCCAAACTTTCCGGTGCAATTATTGCACTGATTGGGGCATTGCTATTAACGAATCTGAACATTATCCCCACAAATGCACCTTGGTTTGATGATATTATTTGGGGCTATGTGGTTCCACTTGCGATACCGCTGTTGCTGCTGCAGTGTGATATTCGTAAGATTTGGAAGGAGTCGGGAAAGCTGCTGATTATTTTCCTGATTGGTTCGATTGGCACTACTTGTTCAGCTGTTTTGGCGTTCGGTTTACTGAAGAACTATGTTCCTGATGCAGCAGGTGTTGCTGCGATGATGACGGGCTCTTACATTGGTGGCGGTGTTAACTTTGCTACGTTGGCTGGCTCCTTTGAAATTCCCGGCGAGACAGTTGCAGCAACAACAGTGGCAGATAACCTATTAATGGCTTGCTATTTCTTCGTACTAATTGCAATTCCAAGTATTGGACTCTTCCGTAAGGCTTTTAAACATCCCCACTTAGATGAGGTGGAAAGTGTTGGTGTTGATGAAGCTGCAAAGACACAGGCGGCTGCTTACTGGGAAAGAAAACCTATCTCTTTAAGAGACATTGCCGTTGATTTTGCAATCAGTGCTATTATTGTTTGGGTTTCATTTTCTATTGCGAAGATTTTAGGCAATGTTATCCCCAAAAGTAATGAAGGACTAATTGTGTTAAATGCAATATTGAGTAATAAGTATTTGATTATGACAACAGTTGCAATGGCAGTTGCTACCTTTGGCTCTAAGCATGTGGCGAAGACAGCAGGTGCTCAGGAAATCGGTACATACTTAATTTATTTGTTCTTATTTGTAATCGGTGTTCCTGCATCCATTAAGCAGATTCTTATCAATGCTCCTATGTTGTTTGTATTCTGCTTAATCATGGTTGTTGGTAATATGCTGTTCTGCTTTATCTTTGGTAAGTTGTTTAAGTTCAATTTGGAGGATATTATCCTTGCATCCAATGCAAACATTGGCGGCCCCACAACGGCAGCAGCCATGGCAATTTCCAAAGGTTGGGTTAAATTAGTAGGACCTATCATGCTGGTTGGTACATTGGGGTATGTAATTGGCACATATTTTGGAACAATTATTGGTCAGTTGTTAGGCGCATAA
- a CDS encoding dipeptidase — MIFDGHSDIFSDVTIKRLLGETQVIKNHHLTRLRKGGVEGGCFVIWIDPPFDKEPSRRLEQILKATKDEMAECEVAVLVHNMAEIEAAQKAGKFFILLGMEGLSGIGEDLDQIHMLYDFGVRHAMLTWNEQNLLATGVQGDPSRGVTELGKKAVRMLQEKHMIMDVSHLNERSFWDVVHIAEGPILASHSNAKALAPAARNLSDEQLLAIRDTKGLVGLNSFNLFVSQNLNEQNVDNLVKHASYIADKIGVEHLGFGFDFFEFLSSESMKSYSDQETSYTVGLEDCARIPDLLLKMKAAGFTEKELEMISYRNWFNLIQKVLG; from the coding sequence ATGATATTTGACGGACATTCTGACATCTTTAGTGATGTCACCATCAAACGCCTGCTAGGCGAAACGCAGGTTATAAAAAATCACCATTTAACAAGACTGCGTAAGGGCGGAGTTGAAGGAGGTTGCTTCGTCATCTGGATTGATCCACCTTTTGACAAAGAACCGTCGAGAAGGCTGGAGCAGATATTAAAGGCAACAAAGGATGAAATGGCAGAGTGTGAAGTTGCGGTTTTGGTTCATAATATGGCTGAAATCGAAGCGGCGCAAAAGGCAGGAAAGTTCTTCATCTTACTGGGAATGGAAGGTCTTTCCGGAATTGGGGAAGACTTGGATCAAATCCATATGCTTTATGATTTTGGTGTGCGTCATGCCATGTTGACATGGAACGAGCAAAATCTATTGGCCACAGGGGTTCAAGGTGATCCCTCCAGAGGAGTTACTGAACTGGGGAAAAAAGCAGTTCGCATGTTACAGGAAAAACATATGATTATGGATGTTTCTCATCTAAATGAGCGTTCCTTTTGGGATGTAGTGCATATTGCGGAAGGCCCCATTTTGGCATCCCATTCCAATGCAAAGGCACTGGCGCCTGCCGCAAGGAATCTGTCTGACGAACAACTTTTGGCAATACGAGATACAAAAGGTTTGGTTGGGTTAAATTCCTTCAATCTTTTTGTAAGTCAAAATTTGAACGAGCAAAATGTAGATAATTTAGTGAAGCATGCATCCTACATAGCGGATAAAATTGGTGTGGAGCACCTTGGTTTTGGCTTTGATTTCTTTGAATTTCTTTCATCAGAGTCAATGAAAAGCTATAGCGATCAGGAAACTTCCTATACTGTAGGCTTAGAGGATTGCGCTAGGATTCCCGATTTGCTTTTAAAAATGAAGGCGGCGGGTTTTACAGAAAAAGAGTTGGAGATGATTTCATATAGAAACTGGTTCAACTTAATACAAAAGGTTTTAGGATAA
- a CDS encoding DNA-directed RNA polymerase subunit alpha yields the protein MFEFEKPRIEIAEMAPDGTYGKFVVEPLERGYGTTLGNSLRRILLSSLPGAAVSNVKIDGVLHEFSVIPGVKEDVTEIILNLKGLAIKNTSEGNEPKIAYIDVEGEGEVKGSDIKTDSDVEVLNPDHHIATLSGGAGSKLYMEITINKGRGYIGADKNKKDDQPIGMLPVDSIFTPVTRVNFLVENTRVGQITDYDKLSLEVWTNGTIAPDDAVSYGAKILNEHLNLFIDLSDNAKDASIMVEKEEGKKEKVLEMSIEELDLSVRSYNCLKRAGINTVEDLANKTEEEMMKVRNLGRKSLEEVLNKMAELGLALRPSDE from the coding sequence GTGTTTGAATTTGAGAAACCTCGTATTGAGATTGCTGAGATGGCACCGGACGGAACTTATGGTAAGTTCGTGGTAGAGCCTTTGGAAAGAGGCTATGGCACAACATTAGGAAATTCCCTGAGAAGAATATTATTATCTTCTCTTCCTGGGGCAGCTGTCAGCAATGTAAAAATTGATGGCGTGCTTCATGAATTTAGCGTAATTCCCGGGGTAAAGGAAGATGTAACAGAAATCATCCTGAACTTAAAGGGACTTGCAATTAAAAACACCAGCGAAGGAAACGAACCCAAAATTGCCTATATTGACGTTGAGGGTGAGGGGGAAGTAAAAGGTTCTGATATTAAAACAGACAGTGATGTTGAGGTTTTGAATCCCGATCATCACATTGCAACACTTTCCGGCGGCGCTGGCAGCAAGCTTTATATGGAGATTACCATCAACAAAGGACGCGGTTATATTGGTGCGGACAAAAACAAAAAAGATGACCAACCAATTGGCATGCTCCCTGTTGACAGTATTTTCACCCCCGTTACCAGAGTAAATTTCCTTGTGGAAAATACTCGTGTTGGCCAAATTACCGACTATGATAAATTGTCATTGGAAGTATGGACCAACGGTACTATTGCACCCGATGATGCAGTCAGCTACGGTGCAAAAATTTTAAATGAGCATCTGAACCTGTTTATTGATCTTTCTGATAACGCAAAGGATGCTTCTATTATGGTTGAGAAAGAAGAAGGTAAGAAAGAAAAGGTTCTTGAAATGAGTATTGAAGAGCTGGATCTTTCTGTTCGTTCTTACAACTGCTTGAAGAGAGCGGGCATCAACACAGTGGAAGACCTTGCAAATAAGACAGAAGAAGAAATGATGAAGGTTAGAAATTTGGGACGCAAGTCCTTGGAAGAAGTTTTAAACAAAATGGCAGAGCTTGGCTTGGCATTAAGACCCAGCGACGAATAA